The region CTGGTAGCGCCACTTGAGCGGTTGTTCGCCACCGCGTTCAAACTCCGCCAGGAGAACGAACTCACGGTCTGAGCCGTGCCGAAAACCATTTCAGATTCGCGAAGCTCTGCTTCTGTATCGCCCAACAAATTAGATTTATAGCATCACAGACCTGCACGAACCAACGGCCCTCATGTGGCCAGTGTGTAGATATTTATTCAATAAATACTAAAGCCCCGAGCAGGAAGTATTTGCCGGCTAGTAGGGTGGTTCTATGCCTGAATTGCCAGAGGTTGAAACTATCCGACGGGGACTTTCACACCTTGTGTGCGGATACCGAATCAATGAGGTTCAAGAGCTGCACGCAAGAGTTCGCAAGAATTCCTCTCTTTCGCCAATCTCGGCCGTTGCAGGCGCGCGAATTACTGGGGTAAATCGACGCGGTAAATTTCTCTGGTTTGAACTGGATCGACCAGAGGTGTTGGTCGCTCATCTTGGAATGAGTGGTCAATTTCTCATTGCGCAAATAGATCGACCAGTGGCAAGGCACGTGCGGGCCTTATTTAAGATCTCTAAAGGCTCACGGAAAAAAGAGTTGGTCTTTAACG is a window of Candidatus Planktophila sp. DNA encoding:
- a CDS encoding DNA-formamidopyrimidine glycosylase family protein — translated: MPELPEVETIRRGLSHLVCGYRINEVQELHARVRKNSSLSPISAVAGARITGVNRRGKFLWFELDRPEVLVAHLGMSGQFLIAQIDRPVARHVRALFKISKGSRKKELVFNDQRTFGWLSVEELADGTPTSVAHIGLDPFDPGFDRAMTIGKYAKRNVKIKTALLSQGIMSGVGNI